A stretch of the Planktothricoides raciborskii GIHE-MW2 genome encodes the following:
- a CDS encoding serine/threonine-protein kinase: protein MIGTTLRGRYHIIKSLGSGGCGETYLAEDRDLPRNPHCVVKRLQPQSKKSSVLATAKRMFNTEAETLHKLSHPQIPKLQANFQEHSEFYLVQDFIDGDDLSKTELKIGQKLSETEVINLLIEILEVLAYVHQQNIIHRDIKPANLMRRHSDGKICLIDFGAVKEISNLSVNPQGQPLTVMVGTHGYMPNEQANGNPQLSSDIYAVGVIAIQALTGLNPDPRSGEFKKDANGELIWQNQVQIAPLFAAVLTRMVLYDFNQRYPSAVEALAAVKAVKNSNQNTYSPTSTPPEVVSQPNPDNHSGKKPNKPKKQNFWMKKKVFIPIAAAGIMSPLLAEIIKQLPPPSSPPPPPLPCQKFSPYDNYEYGFKIKYHPTWRRQAIDDPMTGEITKFMAPDDARAKVTIKVEKLQKTLSLAEYSQASMEEINKFFPQVTILNRQDGTLANSPAYELTYQGVENGVMVKKIEMGIVRTDKAYVVIYGAENGQYNKFESTAREMMQCFDLL, encoded by the coding sequence ATGATTGGGACAACATTACGGGGACGCTATCATATTATCAAGAGTTTGGGCAGTGGCGGCTGTGGGGAAACCTATTTAGCCGAAGATCGGGATTTACCGAGAAATCCTCATTGTGTGGTGAAGCGACTGCAACCTCAGTCAAAGAAATCATCAGTTTTGGCTACAGCCAAACGGATGTTTAACACCGAAGCGGAAACCCTGCATAAACTCAGTCATCCGCAGATTCCTAAATTGCAAGCTAATTTTCAGGAGCATAGCGAATTCTATTTAGTTCAGGATTTTATTGACGGGGATGACCTGAGTAAAACTGAATTGAAGATTGGTCAGAAGTTAAGCGAAACCGAGGTAATTAATCTATTAATAGAAATCTTGGAAGTGCTGGCTTATGTGCATCAGCAGAATATCATTCACCGGGATATTAAACCCGCGAATTTAATGCGGCGTCATAGTGATGGGAAAATTTGTTTAATTGACTTTGGGGCGGTTAAAGAAATTTCTAATTTATCGGTGAATCCCCAGGGGCAACCATTGACGGTGATGGTGGGAACTCACGGATATATGCCCAATGAACAAGCGAATGGCAATCCTCAATTAAGTAGCGATATTTATGCGGTGGGGGTAATTGCAATTCAAGCCCTGACTGGGTTAAATCCAGACCCGCGTAGTGGGGAGTTTAAAAAGGATGCTAATGGAGAATTAATCTGGCAAAATCAGGTGCAAATTGCTCCATTATTCGCTGCGGTTTTAACCCGAATGGTGCTTTATGATTTTAATCAGCGTTATCCATCAGCGGTAGAAGCTTTAGCAGCAGTCAAAGCAGTGAAAAATAGCAATCAAAATACTTACTCGCCCACTTCTACTCCGCCAGAGGTGGTATCACAGCCTAATCCGGACAATCATTCAGGGAAAAAGCCAAATAAACCGAAAAAACAGAATTTTTGGATGAAAAAAAAGGTTTTCATTCCCATAGCTGCCGCAGGAATCATGTCTCCGTTACTGGCAGAGATAATCAAGCAGTTACCACCACCGTCATCACCGCCACCACCGCCACTACCCTGTCAAAAATTTTCCCCTTATGATAATTATGAATATGGGTTTAAAATTAAATATCACCCAACTTGGAGGAGGCAAGCCATTGATGATCCCATGACCGGGGAAATTACTAAGTTTATGGCACCTGATGATGCTAGGGCTAAGGTGACGATTAAGGTAGAAAAATTACAGAAAACTTTATCCTTAGCTGAATATTCTCAAGCTTCGATGGAGGAGATTAACAAGTTTTTTCCTCAAGTTACGATTTTGAATCGGCAAGACGGCACTTTAGCCAATAGTCCCGCTTATGAGTTGACTTATCAGGGAGTTGAAAATGGGGTGATGGTGAAGAAAATAGAGATGGGAATTGTCAGGACTGATAAAGCTTATGTGGTGATTTATGGGGCAGAAAATGGGCAATATAATAAATTTGAAAGCACAGCGAGGGAAATGATGCAATGTTTTGATTTGCTGTAG
- a CDS encoding trypsin-like peptidase domain-containing protein has protein sequence MAIYWKEKLPPMSAIALITSLLLTLPGDMPRKTPELISVKADPPLLVVDRLQQQAWAITIRVLSTSPLGSGFVIQKQGSVYTVVTNQHVLRGGKPPYRVQMPDGQIYLADVVTGVDLSAYDLALLQFRSPNVVYAVARLPTPPTPPYQGGARGGLSVGDEVFAAGFPARQILSDPLTPPLLRGVGGDRQGWEEIPPNPPFLRGGLKPTPPLLKGAFPLTPPLLRGGLKPTPPLLKGGFPLTPPLLRGVGGDRQGWEEIPPNPPLKRGGLKPTPPLLKGAFPLTPPLLRGAGGDLPGFAFRPGRITLILDRPLEDGYQIGSNNDVEKGMSGGPLLNSRGEVVGINGIHAYPLWDATELYADGSEPCPPLQDFIARSSWAIPIEVLSTVVAKTADNSFPLLLEDLAFPAIDESQQRYTPYFILQMQLAAEAAKNCVP, from the coding sequence GTGGCGATTTACTGGAAGGAGAAATTACCGCCCATGAGTGCGATCGCCCTAATCACGAGTTTGCTGCTCACCTTGCCAGGAGATATGCCTCGGAAAACCCCAGAGTTGATATCCGTAAAAGCAGATCCTCCCTTGCTAGTAGTGGATCGATTGCAGCAGCAAGCCTGGGCTATTACCATCAGGGTGTTATCTACGAGTCCCCTGGGGTCGGGATTTGTGATTCAAAAGCAAGGGTCAGTTTATACCGTAGTCACAAATCAGCACGTCCTCCGAGGGGGCAAACCTCCCTATCGCGTCCAAATGCCCGATGGTCAGATATATCTTGCGGATGTGGTGACGGGGGTTGATTTATCGGCGTATGATTTGGCCTTATTGCAATTTCGCAGCCCGAATGTGGTCTATGCAGTGGCCCGGTTGCCTACCCCCCCAACCCCCCCTTATCAAGGGGGGGCGAGGGGGGGTTTGTCCGTCGGGGATGAGGTATTTGCGGCAGGGTTTCCGGCTAGGCAAATTCTTTCCGACCCTCTAACTCCCCCCTTATTAAGGGGGGTTGGGGGGGATCGGCAAGGTTGGGAAGAGATCCCCCCCAACCCCCCCTTTTTAAGGGGGGGCTTAAAACCAACTCCCCCCTTATTAAAGGGGGCCTTCCCTCTAACTCCCCCCTTATTAAGGGGGGGCTTAAAACCAACTCCCCCCTTATTAAAGGGGGGCTTCCCTCTAACTCCCCCCTTATTAAGGGGGGTTGGGGGGGATCGGCAAGGTTGGGAAGAGATCCCCCCCAACCCCCCCTTAAAAAGGGGGGGCTTAAAACCAACTCCCCCCTTATTAAAGGGGGCCTTCCCTCTAACTCCCCCCTTATTAAGGGGGGCTGGGGGGGATCTCCCAGGTTTTGCTTTCCGACCAGGGCGAATCACTCTAATATTAGATCGGCCCTTAGAAGATGGCTATCAAATTGGCTCAAATAATGATGTAGAAAAAGGGATGAGTGGTGGGCCATTATTAAATAGTCGCGGGGAAGTAGTGGGAATTAACGGAATACACGCTTATCCTCTGTGGGATGCAACGGAATTATATGCGGATGGGTCGGAACCTTGCCCCCCGTTACAAGATTTTATTGCGCGATCGAGTTGGGCAATTCCCATTGAGGTATTATCCACCGTTGTTGCTAAAACCGCTGATAATTCGTTTCCTTTGTTATTAGAAGATTTGGCATTTCCCGCGATCGATGAAAGTCAACAGCGTTATACCCCCTATTTTATTTTGCAAATGCAATTAGCCGCCGAAGCCGCAAAAAATTGTGTACCGTAG
- a CDS encoding Rieske 2Fe-2S domain-containing protein yields MTTEFNFFQNWYPISPLEDLEYDRPTTVTILGKSLVIWQSPVSKKYQVFLDECPHRLAPLSEGRIEPKTGNLMCSYHGWEFDADGTCQRIPQAENPDLVSKNKTNFCARKFPTQEANELLWVWLDPKSEELAAKTPLPLSPQIDAEKGFVWSSIVRDLEYDWQTLIENVADPSHVPFAHHGVQGDREKAEPLPITISQSNAQIIEAKIDRKFKSTITFQPPCHLEYQISLGADKQIGLITYCIPVSPGKSRIVAQFSRNFAQNLHRITPRWWDHLQNRNLILDGDMVFLHYQERILQQKQQTQTWKTAYKMPTSADKLIIEFRNWFDKYSGGKLPWQEVGINPPDILSILPMTQNRQQILDRYHQHTQHCSSCRGALKTVQRWQIFLLVYFILTIATVALLPDALRLPWGLPLTLTALLGMGVYGGLKFWLEPKFYFVDYIHAFKK; encoded by the coding sequence ATGACAACTGAATTTAACTTTTTTCAAAATTGGTATCCGATTTCCCCCCTTGAAGACCTAGAATATGACCGACCTACTACCGTAACGATTTTGGGCAAATCCTTGGTAATTTGGCAATCCCCGGTATCTAAAAAATATCAAGTATTTTTAGATGAATGTCCCCATCGTTTAGCCCCCTTAAGTGAAGGCAGAATCGAACCGAAAACCGGAAATTTAATGTGTAGCTATCATGGCTGGGAATTTGATGCCGATGGCACTTGTCAGCGGATTCCCCAAGCGGAAAATCCCGACTTAGTGAGTAAAAATAAAACAAATTTTTGTGCCCGCAAATTTCCCACCCAAGAAGCGAATGAATTACTCTGGGTTTGGCTGGATCCGAAATCAGAGGAGTTAGCCGCCAAAACCCCGCTACCTTTATCACCGCAAATTGATGCCGAAAAAGGGTTTGTTTGGTCTTCAATCGTGCGAGACTTAGAATATGATTGGCAGACATTGATCGAAAATGTCGCCGACCCCAGTCATGTGCCTTTTGCTCATCATGGGGTACAAGGCGATCGCGAAAAAGCCGAACCCTTACCCATCACCATCAGCCAATCAAATGCCCAAATCATCGAAGCGAAAATTGACCGAAAATTTAAAAGCACAATTACCTTTCAACCTCCTTGTCATTTAGAATATCAAATTTCCTTGGGTGCGGATAAACAAATAGGATTAATCACCTATTGTATTCCCGTTTCTCCAGGCAAGTCGAGAATAGTCGCGCAGTTTTCTCGGAATTTTGCCCAAAACTTACACCGGATCACCCCGCGATGGTGGGATCATCTACAAAATCGCAACTTAATATTAGACGGAGACATGGTTTTCCTCCATTATCAAGAGCGAATATTACAACAAAAACAACAAACCCAAACTTGGAAAACCGCCTACAAAATGCCCACATCGGCGGACAAATTAATTATTGAATTTCGCAATTGGTTTGATAAATATTCTGGGGGTAAATTGCCGTGGCAGGAAGTAGGAATAAACCCGCCAGATATTTTGTCAATTTTGCCAATGACTCAAAACCGACAACAAATACTCGATCGCTATCATCAACATACCCAACATTGCAGCAGTTGTCGGGGGGCATTAAAAACCGTGCAACGGTGGCAAATCTTTTTGCTGGTTTACTTTATCCTCACAATTGCTACAGTTGCACTGCTGCCAGATGCCCTCAGACTGCCCTGGGGTCTGCCTTTAACCTTAACCGCACTCCTCGGTATGGGGGTCTACGGTGGACTCAAATTTTGGCTAGAACCGAAATTTTACTTTGTTGATTATATCCACGCATTCAAAAAGTAA
- a CDS encoding type II toxin-antitoxin system Phd/YefM family antitoxin gives MQTYTLSEARNRHGEVFDQAAVEPVLLTKQSRPSYVLMSAESYQQLIDRLTQLEDMLLGQTAEEARNQSQMVGTETFTKTLRELAN, from the coding sequence ATGCAGACTTACACCCTTAGCGAAGCCCGAAACCGACACGGGGAAGTCTTCGACCAAGCGGCCGTAGAACCCGTATTACTGACAAAACAATCTCGACCCAGCTATGTCCTCATGTCCGCAGAAAGCTATCAACAATTAATCGATCGCCTCACCCAACTAGAGGATATGCTGTTAGGTCAAACAGCAGAAGAGGCACGAAATCAATCTCAAATGGTTGGTACTGAAACCTTTACCAAAACTCTCAGGGAATTAGCCAATTAG
- a CDS encoding response regulator, with the protein MNNSIPELENIITQLKSLQRRNKAKMLVVDDEPDNLDLLYRTFRRDYQVLKAESGTRALELLREEGEVAVIISDQRMPEMKGTEFLSRTVPDFPNTVRIILTGFTDIEDLVDAINSGQVYKYITKPWDPNELKTVVHRAAETYKVLKDRTEELRRAEAQTNLLSIILNLSQEANSLEDCLKPIAVAFGENFAADVCLLQLVENNRLIPSQGVFSKVGIEENWLEHDPLTAAAIATRTLQGSVHVEKDSNLAEDEHYQKSGTQAHLVMPITYRDELLAVLSLQWKQPFTLREDEVSTIHLCARQVGVTLTCVRYHP; encoded by the coding sequence ATGAATAACTCAATTCCAGAGCTAGAAAATATTATTACTCAGTTGAAAAGCCTACAACGACGTAACAAAGCCAAAATGCTGGTGGTGGATGACGAACCAGATAACCTGGATCTACTCTACCGCACTTTCCGACGGGACTATCAGGTACTCAAAGCCGAAAGTGGCACCCGCGCTTTAGAATTATTGCGCGAAGAGGGTGAAGTGGCCGTGATTATTTCTGACCAACGAATGCCGGAAATGAAAGGGACGGAGTTCTTAAGTAGAACGGTGCCTGATTTTCCCAATACAGTGCGGATTATTCTAACTGGGTTTACGGATATTGAAGACCTGGTAGATGCGATTAACTCCGGTCAGGTTTATAAATATATTACGAAACCTTGGGATCCGAATGAACTGAAAACGGTGGTGCATCGTGCCGCAGAAACTTATAAAGTGCTCAAAGATCGCACGGAAGAATTGCGGCGGGCTGAAGCGCAAACCAACCTCCTATCAATTATTTTGAATTTATCTCAAGAGGCTAATTCTTTAGAGGATTGTTTGAAACCGATCGCCGTCGCCTTTGGGGAAAATTTTGCCGCTGATGTTTGTCTTTTGCAACTGGTGGAAAATAATCGCTTAATCCCCAGTCAAGGGGTATTTTCTAAAGTCGGCATTGAGGAAAACTGGTTAGAACATGACCCGTTAACCGCAGCGGCGATCGCCACCAGAACCTTGCAAGGATCTGTTCATGTAGAAAAAGATAGCAACCTTGCCGAGGACGAACATTATCAAAAATCTGGGACACAAGCTCATTTGGTCATGCCAATTACTTACCGGGATGAACTTCTAGCAGTCTTGTCTCTTCAGTGGAAGCAACCCTTTACCCTGCGAGAAGATGAAGTGTCTACAATCCATTTGTGCGCTAGGCAAGTGGGTGTCACCCTGACCTGTGTCCGCTATCATCCTTAA
- a CDS encoding UvrD-helicase domain-containing protein: MTLTTEQEKAAYSSGSVAVIAGAGTGKTYMLAERYFYHLTVDGFSPLEIVACTFTDKAAAELRSRIRATVSQRLPDRFDLLAELEAAQISTLHSLATRICQEHPEAAGVPADFTVLDELESKIWLNQQLILALTELPAEIYQEIFYSQLGEILPHLIADPIAAERAFNRSINPENLIAQMQQFALSELLGNSQWQLATETLHQFAGLEGDRIELARKTAIQAVNSLKENSEPTNALENLTKINLQGGSKKKWPDGGFTEIKEAIATLKKLADKEIKRGRINLDIGEFDHKLTAILPILKQAFMQVREFLAAAKRKARLLDFADLEVYALKALSHPEVQEYYWQRWQAFLVDEFQDTNPVQGEFLELLNSKAILTIVGDAKQSIYGFRRADVAVFQSWCDRIQHDSGKRGKGGEIVELSTSFRTHESLINQINQIFAPLLGNLHQNLTAFRTEAPYVNDINPDVNTYLEAYTVAAGEVNDINRCRQAEGRHIARTLKQMLEQKMPVYDKKTGGLRPVKPGDMAILSRTWDPLELYGETLASEGIPVVLSGGGNLLDTREAKDAWALLRFLADPTDDIALVAVLRSPFFAISDRTLFMISRSLLTVEGKNLSWWEKIQMEQKPGFLEKPGFSAVEILKQLLGDRTVEPPTRLLQIADRLTGYTAVINNLPGAPRRLADWRGFMELVRQLETGNNDVFNVVRRLRQIAAADVKITRLPLEAENAVTLMTIHAAKGLEWPVVIVPDLTRSKPNYSPSVYFDPAWGVAVSLSNEEGEKQKPVLYVWLENLQKQREDAEALRLLYVAFTRSRDRLILTAASEKGSLLDLLRPGLNAANISVEKIPLTAEDLFAPEPPLPPLLEGDRPEIIGFVGSGLFELPVTALSEYTRCPKRFKFRYIDGHPGTGEGMAIAQKIGILVHKALENNIRNPETLSRFNSSLFPAQIQEILSLVQAWDEYPDYAPYRQGNISKETKITFKIDSITFNGVIDLLGDDFVLDYKTDQIIEPHLHRCQLWVYAAATERPQAHIAYLREPKLFTYPRDYFQAVGDEVKNIVQKILQGDYRAHAWPSNCQICPYAEICEYAYQEIGDKMVEDDLAF; this comes from the coding sequence ATGACTTTAACGACGGAACAAGAAAAAGCAGCCTATTCTTCTGGTAGTGTAGCGGTGATTGCTGGTGCTGGTACAGGGAAAACTTATATGCTGGCAGAACGCTATTTTTATCACCTCACTGTTGACGGGTTTTCCCCTTTGGAAATTGTGGCTTGTACGTTTACGGATAAGGCAGCAGCCGAACTGCGATCGCGCATTCGGGCAACGGTTTCTCAAAGACTGCCCGATCGCTTTGACTTGTTAGCTGAATTGGAAGCAGCCCAAATTAGTACCCTCCACTCTTTAGCCACCCGAATTTGTCAGGAACACCCGGAAGCGGCAGGGGTTCCCGCTGATTTTACCGTATTGGATGAGTTGGAAAGTAAAATTTGGCTTAATCAGCAATTAATTTTGGCTTTGACAGAATTACCTGCCGAGATTTATCAAGAAATTTTTTATAGTCAATTGGGGGAAATTTTACCCCATTTAATTGCCGATCCAATCGCCGCTGAACGAGCTTTTAATCGGTCAATTAATCCAGAAAATTTAATTGCCCAAATGCAGCAATTTGCCCTGAGTGAATTGTTGGGCAATTCCCAATGGCAATTGGCAACAGAAACTTTACACCAGTTTGCAGGACTTGAAGGCGATCGCATAGAATTAGCCCGGAAAACTGCGATTCAGGCAGTCAATAGTTTAAAAGAAAATAGTGAACCAACAAACGCTTTGGAAAATCTAACCAAGATTAATTTGCAGGGAGGCAGTAAGAAAAAATGGCCAGATGGGGGATTTACGGAAATTAAAGAGGCGATCGCTACTCTAAAAAAATTGGCAGACAAAGAAATCAAGCGAGGCAGGATTAATCTAGACATTGGCGAATTTGACCATAAATTAACCGCTATTTTGCCCATCCTCAAGCAGGCATTTATGCAAGTGCGGGAGTTTTTAGCAGCGGCTAAACGAAAAGCCCGATTATTAGATTTTGCGGATTTAGAAGTCTATGCCCTAAAAGCCCTGAGTCATCCCGAAGTTCAAGAGTATTATTGGCAACGGTGGCAAGCTTTTTTAGTGGATGAATTCCAAGATACTAACCCCGTCCAAGGAGAATTTTTAGAGTTGCTAAATTCTAAGGCAATATTGACTATTGTGGGCGATGCTAAACAGTCAATTTATGGGTTTCGACGGGCCGATGTGGCGGTGTTTCAAAGCTGGTGCGATCGCATTCAGCATGATTCAGGTAAAAGAGGAAAAGGTGGCGAAATTGTGGAACTTTCTACCAGTTTTCGCACCCATGAAAGCTTGATTAACCAGATTAATCAAATCTTTGCGCCGCTATTGGGAAATTTGCACCAAAATTTAACGGCTTTTCGCACAGAAGCCCCATATGTTAATGATATTAATCCAGATGTTAATACTTATTTAGAGGCTTATACTGTTGCCGCTGGAGAGGTAAATGATATTAACCGTTGCCGTCAGGCAGAAGGTCGGCATATTGCCCGAACGCTTAAACAAATGTTAGAGCAAAAAATGCCTGTTTATGACAAAAAAACAGGCGGTTTGCGTCCGGTGAAACCGGGAGATATGGCGATTCTTTCTCGCACTTGGGATCCGTTAGAATTGTATGGGGAAACTTTGGCAAGTGAGGGCATTCCCGTGGTGTTGTCCGGGGGCGGCAATTTGTTAGATACTAGGGAAGCAAAAGATGCTTGGGCTTTATTAAGATTTTTGGCGGATCCTACGGATGATATTGCTTTGGTGGCGGTGTTACGGAGCCCATTTTTTGCTATTAGCGATCGCACCTTATTTATGATTAGTCGTTCTCTGTTAACCGTTGAGGGAAAAAACCTTTCTTGGTGGGAAAAAATTCAGATGGAACAGAAACCGGGTTTCTTGGAGAAACCCGGTTTCTCTGCCGTAGAAATATTAAAGCAACTTTTAGGCGATCGCACCGTAGAACCGCCCACCCGTTTACTGCAAATTGCTGACCGTTTAACCGGATATACAGCAGTGATTAATAACCTACCAGGAGCACCCCGTCGGCTGGCAGACTGGCGAGGTTTTATGGAACTTGTGCGACAATTAGAAACGGGAAATAATGATGTATTTAATGTGGTGCGACGGTTACGACAAATTGCCGCCGCTGATGTGAAAATTACCCGGCTACCTTTGGAGGCAGAAAATGCCGTTACTTTAATGACGATTCATGCAGCTAAAGGTTTAGAATGGCCGGTGGTAATAGTGCCTGATTTAACCAGAAGTAAACCCAATTATTCGCCATCGGTGTATTTTGACCCTGCGTGGGGTGTGGCAGTTTCCTTGTCTAATGAGGAAGGAGAAAAACAAAAGCCAGTCCTTTACGTTTGGCTGGAAAATTTACAGAAACAACGAGAAGATGCTGAAGCTTTGCGGTTGCTTTATGTGGCTTTTACTCGGAGTCGCGATCGCCTAATTTTAACCGCAGCTAGTGAGAAAGGCAGTTTGTTAGATTTGCTGCGTCCGGGACTGAATGCGGCGAATATTTCTGTAGAAAAAATTCCTTTAACCGCCGAGGATTTATTCGCCCCCGAACCGCCATTACCCCCTTTACTAGAGGGCGATCGTCCAGAAATTATCGGTTTTGTTGGTTCGGGATTATTTGAATTGCCGGTGACAGCTTTGAGTGAATATACTCGCTGTCCTAAACGGTTTAAATTTCGCTATATTGATGGACACCCAGGGACAGGAGAAGGGATGGCGATCGCTCAAAAAATTGGCATTTTAGTCCATAAAGCTTTGGAAAATAACATCAGAAACCCGGAAACTTTATCTCGATTTAACTCTAGCTTATTCCCGGCACAAATCCAAGAAATATTATCTCTGGTGCAAGCTTGGGATGAATACCCAGACTATGCCCCCTATCGCCAAGGAAACATTAGCAAAGAAACCAAGATTACTTTCAAAATAGATAGCATTACTTTTAATGGGGTGATTGATTTATTAGGTGATGATTTTGTTTTAGATTATAAAACAGACCAAATCATCGAACCTCATTTACATCGCTGCCAATTATGGGTTTATGCGGCAGCAACGGAACGCCCCCAAGCCCACATTGCTTACTTAAGAGAACCCAAGCTTTTCACTTATCCCCGTGACTATTTCCAAGCCGTTGGTGATGAAGTGAAAAATATTGTGCAAAAAATTTTACAAGGAGATTATCGCGCCCATGCTTGGCCAAGCAATTGTCAGATTTGTCCCTATGCAGAAATTTGTGAATATGCTTATCAAGAAATCGGGGATAAAATGGTTGAGGATGACTTAGCTTTTTAG
- a CDS encoding serine protease, whose product MMQFATPVALAADVQQIAREITVRIDGPGAGGSGFIVKREGNTYTVATNWHVVDREGQYTVKTEDGREYSVSQIQQLPGADLAVMYFTSPQSYRVAELGNSDNVSLTQPIYVSGWMNPLSDAIRQPAYSLIQGQITAIQSQNDGGYTLVYNTTGNYKGMSGGPVLNQDGKVIGVNGQAISDPRIGVVGLYLGIPINTFERLQARVSRPNLQPRETTQPSNTQSDRAFLEQGNEQYNRQDYESAIASYNQAIRINPELALAYNNRGAAYADQGKLDQAIADYNQAIRINPEDADAYNNRGAAYADQGKLDQAIADFNQAIRINPNYADAYHNRSVAYEKQGKLDQAIADYNQAIRINPEDADAYNNRGLAYYRQGKLDRAIADFNEAIRINSEYAEAYNNRGLAYYRQGKLPEYASAYYNRGLAYSDQGKLDQAIADYNQAIRINPELALAYNNRGLAYSDQGKLDQAIADFNQAIRINPEYADAYRNRGFAYYNQGNNRQAQENFRKASELYQR is encoded by the coding sequence ATGATGCAATTCGCGACACCCGTAGCCTTAGCCGCAGACGTGCAGCAAATTGCCAGAGAAATTACGGTGCGGATTGATGGGCCTGGGGCCGGGGGTTCGGGATTTATTGTTAAACGAGAAGGTAATACCTATACAGTTGCGACAAACTGGCACGTTGTAGATCGCGAAGGGCAATATACAGTTAAAACCGAGGATGGTCGAGAATATTCGGTTAGCCAAATCCAACAACTACCAGGGGCAGATTTGGCGGTGATGTATTTTACCAGTCCCCAGAGTTATCGAGTGGCAGAGTTGGGGAATTCAGATAATGTCAGTTTGACTCAGCCGATATATGTGTCAGGTTGGATGAATCCTTTGTCTGATGCAATTCGCCAACCAGCTTATAGTTTGATTCAGGGACAAATTACGGCAATCCAGTCACAAAATGATGGCGGTTATACTTTGGTTTATAACACCACTGGTAACTATAAAGGCATGAGTGGTGGCCCGGTATTGAATCAGGATGGTAAAGTCATCGGGGTGAATGGACAAGCGATATCGGATCCACGGATTGGCGTGGTGGGTTTATATCTGGGAATTCCGATTAATACTTTTGAACGGCTGCAAGCTAGGGTGTCTCGACCAAACCTTCAGCCAAGAGAAACGACTCAACCATCTAATACCCAAAGCGATCGGGCATTCTTAGAGCAGGGTAATGAACAGTATAATCGACAAGACTATGAAAGTGCTATTGCAAGTTACAACCAAGCGATTAGGATTAATCCTGAATTAGCCCTTGCTTACAACAACCGAGGTGCTGCCTACGCCGACCAAGGAAAATTAGACCAGGCGATCGCGGATTATAACCAAGCGATTAGGATTAATCCTGAAGATGCCGATGCTTACAACAACCGAGGTGCTGCCTACGCCGACCAAGGAAAATTAGACCAGGCGATCGCGGATTTTAACCAAGCGATTAGGATTAATCCTAATTATGCCGATGCTTATCATAATCGAAGTGTTGCCTACGAAAAACAAGGAAAATTAGACCAGGCGATCGCGGATTATAACCAAGCGATTAGGATTAATCCTGAAGATGCCGATGCTTACAACAACCGAGGTCTTGCCTACTACAGGCAAGGAAAATTAGACCGGGCGATCGCGGATTTTAACGAAGCGATTAGGATTAATTCTGAATATGCCGAAGCTTACAACAACCGAGGTCTTGCCTACTACAGGCAAGGAAAATTACCTGAATATGCCTCAGCTTACTACAACCGAGGTCTTGCCTACTCCGACCAAGGAAAATTAGACCAGGCGATCGCGGATTACAACCAAGCGATTAGGATTAATCCTGAATTAGCCCTTGCTTACAACAACCGAGGTCTTGCCTACTCCGACCAAGGAAAATTAGACCAGGCGATCGCGGATTTTAACCAAGCGATTAGGATTAATCCTGAATATGCCGATGCTTATCGTAATCGAGGTTTTGCCTACTACAACCAAGGAAATAACCGTCAAGCCCAGGAGAACTTCCGCAAAGCTTCTGAACTATATCAACGGTAA